The Streptomyces racemochromogenes DNA segment CGCGGCTCCTCCGGGCGGGAATGAAAGCGGAATTCCATCCTCCGATTAACTCTCCGTAGATAAATAAGGTAACCCTTAGTGATGGACGCCACCGGGCGTGGCGTCCGTCACGGCTTGTCGGGGCTCCCCTAATTACGCAACAATGGCGTTGTGAAAAACGGCGAACGGATGAGCGAGGCCCCCCAGGGGGAGCTCGCGACCGGGGAGCGGTCAACCCGCAACCGGGTCGCGCGGTCCATCCTGGACCACGGCCCCTCCACCGTCGCCGACCTCGCGCAGCGCCTCGGCCTCACCCAGGCCGCCGTCCGCCGCCACCTCGACACGCTCGTCGCCGACGACGTGGTCGCACCCCGTGAGCAGCGCGTGTACGGCGCGCGCACCCGGGGCCGGCCCGCCAAGGTCTTCGCGCTGACCGACTGCGGCCGGGACGCCTTCGACCAGTCCTACGACACCCTCGCCGCGGACGCCCTGCGCTGGATCGCGCAGTCCGTCGGCGGCGGCGACAAGGGCGAGGCGGCCGTCGCCGCCTTCGCGAGGGCGCGGATGGAGACGCAGGCGCGGAGCTACCGGGAAGCCGTGGAGGCGGCAGCCCCCGGGGCCCGTACCGAGGCCCTGGCCAAGGCGTTGACCGCGGACGGGTACGCTGCTACGGCGAAGAGCGCTCCCGGTCCGCACAGCGGTGAACAGCTCTGTCAGCACCACTGCCCGGTCGCACACGTCGCCGAGCAGTTCCCGCAGCTCTGCGAGGCGGAGACCGAGGTCTTCTCCCGCCTGCTCGGGACGCATGTGCAGCGCCTCGCCACGATCGCCCACGGCGACGGGGTGTGCACCACGTTCATCCCGCGAAGCGCGACACAGACCGACACATCAGCATCTGCAAGTACGGCCGGGAGGAACCCCGCATGACCACGGAGACTGCTCACCCTGAGCTCGAGGGTCTGGGCAACTACGAGTACGGCTGGGCCGACTCCGACGCGGCCGGCGCCGCCGCCAAGCGGGGTCTGTCCGAGGACGTCGTCCGCGACATCTCGGCGAAGAAGTCCGAGCCGGAGTGGATGCTGAACCTCCGCCTCAAGGGCCTCAAGCTGTTCGGCAAGAAGCCCATGCCGATGTGGGGCTCCGACCTCTCCGGCATCGACTTCGACAACATCAAGTACTTCGTGCGCTCCACCGAGAAGCAGGCCGCTTCCTGGGAGGACCTGCCCGAGGACATCAAGAACACGTACGACAAGCTCGGCATCCCGGAGGCGGAGAAGCAGCGCCTCGTCGCCGGTGTCGCGGCCCAGTACGAGTCCGAGGTCGTCTACCACCAGATCCGCGAGGACCTGGAGGAGCAGGGCGTCATCTTCCTCGACACGGACACCGCGCTCAAGGAGCACCCGGAGCTCTTCCAGGAGTACTTCGGCACGGTCATCCCGGTCGGCGACAACAAGTTCGCGTCGCTGAACACCGCCGTGTGGTCGGGCGGCTCCTTCATCTACGTCCCCAAGGGTGTCCACGTGGACATCCCGCTCCAGGCCTACTTCCGCATCAACACGGAGAACATGGGCCAGTTCGAGCGGACGCTGATCATCGTCGACGAGGACGCCTACGTCCACTACGTCGAGGGCTGCACCGCCCCGGTCTACTCCTCGGACTCGCTGCACAGCGCCGTGGTCGAGATCATCGTGAAGAAGGGCGGCCGCTGCCGCTACACGACCATCCAGAACTGGTCGAACAACGTCTACAACCTGGTCACCAAGCGCGCCGTGGCGTACGAGGGCGCGACCATGGAGTGGATCGACGGCAACATCGGTTCCAAGGTCACCATGAAGTACCCGGCCGTCTACCTGATGGGCGAGCACGCCAAGGGCGAGACCCTGTCCATCGCCTTCGCGGGCGAGGGCCAGCACCAGGACGCCGGCTCCAAGATGGTCCACATGGCGCCGAACACCTCCTCCAACATCGTCTCCAAGTCGGTGGCGCGAGGCGGCGGCCGCACCTCCTACCGCGGTCTGGTCGAGATCGGCGAAGGCGCCGCGGGCTCCAAGTCCAACGTGCTGTGCGACGCGCTCCTCGTCGACACCATCTCCCGCTCGGACACCTACCCCTACGTGGACGTCCGCGAGGACGACGTGACGATGGGCCACGAGGCCACCGTCTCCAAGGTCTCCGACGACCAGCTCTTCTACCTGATGCAGCGCGGGCTCACCGAGTTCGAGGCCATGGCGATGATCGTGCGCGGCTTCGTCGAGCCGATCGCGAAGGAGCTGCCGATGGAGTACGCGCTGGAGCTCAACCGGCTCATCGAGCTGCAGATGGAGGGCTCGGTCGGCTAGTCCGACGGCGGCCGCCCCCGCGGCCGCCCCCGTCCCGCAGCACATTCGTCACACGTATGGAAGAGAGCAAGACGACAGCCATGGCTGAGGCTCAGAACATTCCGGCGGGCTCCACCACCGCCGGCGCGATCGCGGTGGCCGCCGAGTCCACCGTCGCCACCCGGATGAGCGCGCCCCCGTCCTTCGACGTGGCCGACTTCCCCGTCCCGAACGGCCGCGAGGAGGAGTGGCGGTTCACCCCGCTGGCCCGCCTCAAGGGCCTGCACGACGGCACCGCGGTCGCCAACGGCACCATGAAGGCCCAGATCGACGCCCCCGAGGGCGTGACGGTCGAGTCCGTCGAGCGCGACGACGAGCGGATCGGCAAGGCCGGAACCCCCGTCGACCGCGTCGCCGCGCAGGCCTTCTCCTCGTTCGCCAAGGCCACGGTCGTCACCGTGCCCAAGGAGACCGTGCTCGCCGAGCCCATCCGGGTCGCGCTCCACGGTGAGGGCGGCACGACCTTCGGGCACACCGTCTTCGACATCAAGCCCTTCGCCGAGGCGATCATCGTGATCGACCACACCGGCGACGGCGTCCGCGCCGCCAACGTCGACATCCTCGTCGGCGACGGCGCCAAGGTGACCTTCGTGTCCGTCCAGGACTGGGACGACACCGCGGTCCACACCTCGCAGCACAACGCCCTCGTCGGCCGCGACGCCGTCTTCAAGTCCGTCGTCGTGACCTTCGGCGGCGACCTGGTCCGTCTGCACCCGCGCGTCAGCTACGCGGGCCCCGGCGGCGAGGCCGAGATGCTCGGCGTGTACTTCACGGACGCGGGCCAGCACCAGGAGCACCGCCTCCTGGTCACCCACGACGCCCCGCACTGCAAGTCCAACGTGGTCTACAAGGGCGCGCTCCAGGGCCAGGACGCCCACGCCGTCTGGATCGGTGACGTGCTCATCGAGAAGACCGCCGAGGGCACCGACACCTACGAGATGAACCGCAACCTCGTCCTCACGGACGGCGCGCGCGTCGACTCGGTGCCGAACCTCGAGATCGAGACCGGCGAGATCGTCGGCGCCGGCCACGCCTCCGCGACCGGCCGCTTCGACGACGAGCAGCTCTTCTACCTCCAGGCCCGCGGCATCCCGGCCCACGAGGCCCGCCGCCTGGTCGTCCGCGGCTTCTTCGCCGAGCTCGTCCAGCAGATCGGTGTCGCGGACATCGAGGAGCGCCTCATCACCAAGATCGAGGCCGAGCTGGCGGCGGCCGTCTGATGACGTACGTCAAGGCCTGTGCGCTGAGCGAGCTGGAGGAGAACACCCCCAAGCGGGTGGAACTCGACGGCACGCCGGTGTCCATCGTCTCCACCGAGGGGGAGGTTTTCGCGATCAACGACATCTGCTCGCACGCGAACGTCTCGCTCTCGGAGGGTGAGGTCGAGGACTGCATGATCGAGTGCTGGCTGCACGGGTCGGCCTTCGACCTGCGCACCGGCAAGCCCTCCGGTCTGCCCGCGACGCGCCCCGTCCCCGTTTACCCCGTCAAGATCGAAGGGGACGACGTGCTCGTCTCCCTCACCCAGGAGTCCTGAGGTACCCATGGCAACGCTTGAAATCCACGACCTGCACGTCTCCGTCGAGGCCGAGAACGGCGCCCGCGAGATCCTCAAGGGTGTCGACCTGACGGTCAAGCAGGGTGAGACGCACGCCATCATGGGCCCCAACGGCTCCGGCAAGTCCACCCTGGCGTACTCCCTCGCCGGTCACCCGAAGTACACCATCACCGGTGGCACCGTGACCCTCGACGGTGAGGACGTCCTGGAGATGTCCGTCGACGAGCGCGCCCGCGCCGGCGTCTTCCTCGCCATGCAGTACCCGGTCGAGGTCCCCGGCGTCTCGGTCTCCAACTTCCTGCGCACCTCCGCCACCGCCATCCGCGGCGAGGCCCCCAAGCTGCGCACCTGGGTGAAGGAGGTCAAGTCCGCGATGGAGCAGCTCCAGATGGACCCGGCCTTCGCCGAGCGCAACGTCAACGAGGGCTTCTCCGGCGGTGAGAAGAAGCGCCACGAGATCCTCCAGCTGGAGCTCCTCAAGCCGAAGATCGCGATCCTCGACGAGACGGACTCCGGCCTGGACGTCGACGCCCTGCGCATCGTCTCCGAGGGCGTCAACCGCGTCCGCGAGGGCGGTGAGGTCGGCACCCTGCTGATCACCCACTACACGCGCATCCTGCGCTACATCAAGCCCGACTTCGTGCACGTGTTCGCGAACGGCCGCATCGCCGAGTCCGGCGGCGCCGAGCTCGCCGACCAGCTGGAGAACGAGGGCTACGACAAGTACGTGAAGGGTGGCGCGACCGCGTGACACAGCTGCCTGGCCTCCTCGACATCGAGGCGATCCGCAAGGACTTCCCCCTGCTGGATCGTGTGGTCCACGACGGGAAGAAGATCGTTTACCTGGACAACGCGGCGACCTCGCAGAAGCCGCGCCAGGTGCTCGACGCGCTGAACGCCTACTACGAGCGGCACAACGCCAACGTCCACCGCGGCGTGCACGTGCTGGCCGAGGAGGCCACGGCACTGTACGAGGGCGCCCGCGACAAGGTCGCCGCCTTCATCAACGCGCCGAGCCGCGACGAGGTCATCTTCACCAAGAACGCCTCGGAGTCGCTCAACCTCGTCGCGAACATGCTCGGCTGGGCCGACGAGCCCTACCGGGTCGACCGTGACACCGAGATCGCCATCACGGAGATGGAGCACCACTCCAACATCGTCCCGTGGCAGCTGCTCTCGCAGCGCACCGGCGCGAAGCTGAAGTGGTTCGGCCTCACCGACGACGGCCGGCTCGACCTGTCCACCATCGAAGAGGTCATCACGGAGAAGACGAAGATCGTCTCCTTCACGCTGGTCTCCAACATCCTGGGCACCGTCAACCCGGTCGAGGCGATCGTCCGCCGCGCGCAGGAGGTCGGCGCGCTGGTGCTGATCGACGCCTCGCAGGCCGCTCCGCACATGCCGCTGGACGTCCAGGCCCTCGGCGCCGACTTCGTGGCCTTCACCGGCCACAAGATGTGCGGCCCGACCGGCATCGGCGTCCTGTGGGGCCGCCAGGAGCTCCTGGAGGACCTGCCCCCGTTCCTCGGCGGCGGCGAGATGATCGAGACCGTCTCGATGCACTCCTCCACGTACGCCCCGGCGCCCCACAAGTTCGAGGCCGGCACGCCCCCGATCGCCCAGGCCGTCGGCCTCGGCGCGGCCGTGGACTACCTGACCTCGATCGGCATGGAGAACATCGCGGCGCACGAGCACGCGATCACCGAGTACGCGGTCAAGCGCCTCCTGGAGGTGCCCGACCTGCGGATCATCGGCCCCACCACGGCCGAGGACCGCGGCGCGGCGATCTCCTTCACGCTCGGCGACATCCATCCGCACGACGTGGGCCAGGTACTGGACGAGCAGGGCATCGCGGTCCGCGTGGGACACCACTGCGCACGCCCCGTGTGCCTCCGGTACGGAATTCCCGCGACCACGCGAGCGTCTTTCTACCTGTACTCCTCTCCCGCCGAGGTCGACGCGCTGATCGACGGGCTGGAGCACGTACGGAACTTCTTCGGCTGACGAAGGCGGCGAGGACGAGGCTGTGAAGCTGGATTCGATGTACCAGGAACTCATCCTGGACCACTACAAGCACCCGCACGGGCGCGGCCTGCGCGACGGCGACGCCGAGGTGCACCACGTCAACCCGACGTGCGGCGACGAGATCACGCTCCGCGTGAAGTACGACGGGCAGACGCTCACCGACGTCTCCTACGAGGGCCAGGGCTGCTCCATCAGCCAGGCCAGCGCGTCCGTGCTCAACGAGCTGCTCGTCGGCAAGGAGCTGGCCGAGGCGCAGAAGATCCAGGGCGTGTTCCTGGAGCTGATGCAGTCCAAGGGCAAGCTGGAACCGGACGAGGAGATGGAAGAGGTGCTGGAGGACGCGGTCGCGTTCGTCGGCGTCTCCAAGTACCCCGCGCGCGTGAAGTGTGCTCTGCTGAGCTGGATGGCGTGGAAGGACGCGACCGCCCAGGTGCTGGGCGACGCGGAGAGGAAGACGGCATGACCGAGAACGCGACGCCCGAGGCGTCGATCAAGCCGGCCACCGAGGAGGAGGTCCGCGAGGCCCTCTACGACGTGGTCGACCCCGAGCTGGGCATCGACGTCGTCAACCTGGGCCTGATCTACGGCATCCACATCGACGACGCGAACATCGCCACCCTCGACATGACGCTCACCTCGGCGGCCTGCCCGCTGACGGACGTCATCGAGGACCAGGCGAAGTCGGCGACCGAGGGCATCGTCAACGAACTCCGCATCAACTGGGTCTGGATGCCCCCGTGGGGCCCGGACAAGATCACGGACGACGGCCGTGAGCAGCTGCGCGCGCTCGGCTTCAACGTCTGAGCGGCGCCCCGGCGTGAGGGCCCCCGGCACGGTCGTGCCGGGGGCCCTCCCCGTTCTCCGGGGTTCTCCGGGCCGACGCGTGACGTGCACCGGGAGTTGGCCACGGTGGCCGAACCTTCTCGACGGCCGTCACAGCGTGACGCCGTGAGGGAGAGGACGCCACCTTGAAGAAGCAGCTCGGCATCGCCGGTACCGCGGGCACCGCCGCACTGATCGTCGCCGCGACGGTCATGCCCGCGCACGCGGTCAGCTACGGGACCCCGACCATCTCGCTGTCCGCCGGGTACCTGTCCGGCTCCGTGAACGGGGTCGGCGACCAGAGCGTCGGCGTCACCGTCGGACAGAGCGGCGCCGACGCCTCCGCGCTGACCGTCAGCGCCTCGGCCTCCAGCAGGGCCTCCGTCGCCGGCACCGGGGACGTCACCGTCACCGGCAGCGGGGCCGTACGGCAGCTGGCCGTCACCGCGCACGCCCGCGGCTACACCACCCTGACGATCAAGGTCACCGGGCTCGGCGGCAAGACCGCCACCAAGACCCTCTCCTACGCCGCGTCCGCCCCCGTCCAGAACCCGGCCGACGCCCGCTACTTCAGCGGCGCCGGCGACTCCTCGGCCGCCGTGGACGTCGGCGGCGGCTACACCGTCGTCGCCGACGACGAGAACAACGTGCTGCGCCTGTACGACCGTTCCCGCTCCGCCGCCCCCGTGCGCACCTGGGACTTCAGCTCCCAGCTGGGCGTCACCAAGGAGGTGGACATCGAGGGCGCCACCCGGATCGGGGACACCATCTACTGGACGGGCTCCCTCGGCAACAACAAGGACGGCGAGTACAAGGCGCCCCGCAACACGGTGTTCACCACCACCGTCAACGGCTCCGGACCGGGCACGCAGCTCGCGTACGGGCGCTCGTACAAGAAGCTCCGCGAGGACCTCGTCGCCTGGGACACCGCGAACGGCAACCGGTACGGCTTCGCGGCCGGCACCGCGGCCGGGGAGGCGCCGAAGCAGATCGACGGGTTCAACGTGGAGGGCCTGGAGTTCGCGCCCGGTTCCACCACCACCGCCTACCTCGGCTTCCGCGCCCCGCTCGCCCCGGCCGTGCCGGGTGGCAAGGCCCTGCTGGTGCCGGTCACCAACTTCGACCAGGTGCTGTCGAGCGGCGCCAAGGCCGTCTTCGGCGCGGGCGTCGAGCTCGACCTCGGCGGACTGTCGGTGCGGGACGTCAGGAAGAACGCCGCGAACCAGTACCTGATCCTGGCGGGCTCCTGGGCGGCGGACGACAACTCCGACCCGTACGCCCTCTACCAGTGGGACGGCGTCCCCGGCCACGCCCCCGTCAAGCGCGCCGACCTGCCCACCACCGACCCCGGCGGCTGGGAGGCCATCGTGGAGGTGCCGGACCTGAACGCCCCCGGCGCCCGGGTCCAGCTCCTCACCGACAGCGGCTCCGCCGACCTGTACGGCGACGGCATCGAGGCCAAGGACCTCACGCACCCGGAGTGGAAGAAGTCCCGCGCGGCCTGGTTCACCCTCGGCTGAAGGCCGAACGGCTACGTGTCCGCCGCGTCCGTCGCGAGCGCCTCGGCGAGGTGCTCGCGGCGGATCAGCCGGTCCACGTAGAGCAGCCCGGCGGGCAGCTGCGGGAAGGCCGGCAGCAGCACCAGCGCCGACAGCGCCCCCGCCGGGCCGAACCAGGCCTGCAACGCGTACCCGGCCGCGCAGGTGAACGCCACCGCCGGAGCCGTCACCCCGAGGGTCCGCCACCACGCGCCCCGCACCAGGCGCGCCGAACGCCGCAGCGCCGCCACCGGTCGCAGCCCCTCGTACCCGGCGGCGGTGGGCGCCAGCGCGAACAGCACCCCGAGCCAGAGGGCCACCGGCAGCAGCGGCAGCAGCGCGAGCACCGGCAGCCCGGCGGCGCCGGCCCCCACGACCGGGGCCGTCGCGGCGCACAGCGCCAGCAGCTGCGCCCCGAGGACGGCCGGGGTCCGGGTCAGCGCGGCCCGCAGCAGTCCCGGTACGGTCACGGCACGGCCGAGCACCGCCGGGCGCAGCAGCACCGCGATCAGGGCGGTGGCCAGGGCGCAGGTGAACAGCAGGAACAGGGCCGCCGCCGGGAACAGGGTCCAGACGAAGACCCGGCTCCCGGAGCCGCGGCTGAGGGAGGCCAGGGTGGCCGCCCCGGCCGCCGCGGCGACCACCAGGGCCCCCGCGAGCTGGCCGAGGAGCAGCGCGCCGCACAGGGTTCCCCCGTACCGGCGCAGGGTGGCGGCCGCGCCGCCGAGGATTTCCCCGGGCCCCAGGGGCCGTAGCGGCACCACGCCGGGCCGGGGCCGTCGAGGGGGCAGCCAGCCGCCGCCCGCGTGGGTCCAATGCTGCGCCATGAGCGGCCCCCGTCCCCTGAGGGGGCCACCGTAGCTCCGTCGGGCGGGACTGTGACCGTCCGTGCGTGTGTACATCTGTACGCATCGGCCGATCGATGTGTACTGTCGTACACATGCCCTACGTACTGCTCGCCATGGCCATAGCCGCGGAGGTCGCGGGGACCACCGCCATGAAGTACAGCGACGGCTTCACCCGGCTGTGGCCCTCGCTGGGCACCCTGGTGGGCTACGTCATCGCCTTCACCCTCCTCGCCCAGACGCTGAAGTCGATGTCGGTGGGCACGGCGTACGCGATCTGGGCCGGGGTCGGCACCGCCGCCATCGCCGCGATAGGGATGGTGTTCCTGGGCGAGACCGCCACCGCCGCGAAGATCGCCGGGATCGCGCTGGTCATCGGCGGCGTGGTGCTGCTGAACCTGGGCGGGGCGGCCCACTGATGGCCGCCGGGGCGCGCCGCTACGACCCCGACCGCAGGCAGCGGATCATCGACGCCGCGATCCGGGTGGTGGGGGCCAAGGGGATCGCGGGGCTCAGCCACCGCAGCGCGGCGGCGGAGGCGGACGTGCCGCTGGGCTCGACGACGTACCACTTCAAGACCCTGGACGACCTGCTGGTCGCCGCCCTGCGGCAGGCGAGCGAGGCGTACGCGCCCGCGCTGGTGCTCCGCGAGGGCGAGGACCTCGCCGGTGCGCTGGCGCGGCTGCTGGGGGAGGCCCTGGAGGCCGACCGGGGGCGGGTGGAGCTGGAGTACGAGCTCTACCTGGCCGCCCTGCGGCGGCCGGCGCTGCGGCCGGTCGCGGCGCGGTGGTGCGAGTCCGTGGCCGACGCCCTGGCGGAGCACACCGATCCGCTCACGGCGCGGGCCCTGGTGGCGGTGATGGACGGCATCAGCCTCCAGGTCCTCCTGACGGGCACCCCGTACGAGGAGGGCCCGGCCCGCGAGATCCTGACCCGCGTCCTGCACCCCGCGTAGCCCGCGCCTGGGCGCCCGGACCGGGCACGGTGCCGCTGCGCGGGGCTCGCCCCTCCCCGACCGTCAACCGTTCTCGCCTCAGTCGCCGACGGGGCTGAAGCTGCCGCCGACGGCCGGCAAATTCCAGCCCCGCCGGCGTTTGAGGCGCGGGGGTCTGGGCGCGGAGCCCCCAGGGGGTCCGGGGCGCAGCCCCGGGGAACGGGCGAAGGGCGGGTGGGGGACCTAGCCCCGCGCAGCGGCGGGCCCCCGCAGCCCGAGCGGTCCGGCTAGCCCGCGGAGCGCACGGCCGCCAGTGCCGCCGCGACGCCGGCCTCGATGTCGGTCACCGGGTAGAAGACCTCCCGCACCACCCGCTCCCGGTCCACGACCAGCGTCAGCCGCTTGATCCGGCTCACCCCCGCCGCGCGGAACGTCGGCAGCCGCAGCGCCGTCACCAGGTCCAGCCCGGCGTCCGACAGCAGCGGGAAGCGCAGCCGCTCCTGCTCGGCGAACTCCCGCTGTTCGTCCGGCCGCTGGGTGGAGACGCCGTGCACGGTGGCGCCGGCGGCGGTGAACTCCGCCAACTGGTCGCGGAACGTGCACGATTCGAGCGTGCAGCCCTTCGCGCCGGGGATCCCGGCCCACCCGGGCGGGTAGGACTCGGCCCGGGCGTACCCGCCGGGGAAGCAGTACAGGACGGTGAACGGGGTGTCCGCCACGGGGTCGCGGAGCTCGCCGAAACGGTCCGGCAGCAGCAGCTCCGGCAGCCGGGTGCCGCGCAGCGCGTGGACCCGTACGGCCTCCTTCGAGGACTCCTCGGTCGTCGCCGTCATCTCTCCCTCTCCCAGGACCCAGGTGTCTCCCCAGTCCTGGAGGGCCACCAGGACCGGCAGCAGCCCCCGCCCGCGCGGGGTCAGCCGGTACTCGTGCCGCACCGGGCGCTCCTGGTACGGCTCGCGCGTCAGCACCCCGGCCTCGACCAGCAGCTTCAGCCGCTCGGCGAGCACCTTCCGGGACACTCCCAGCTCGCGCTGGAGCTCCTCGAAGCGGTACAGGCCGCGCGCCGTGTCCCGCACGATCAGCAGCGTCCACCAGTCGCCCACGACGTCGAGGGCCTGGGCGATGGAGCAGTCCGCGTCACCGAGGTGCGTGCGCTGGGCCATGGGAACTCCTTTGTCCGTTGACCCAAGGCTGTCATGCTGACATAGTCCGTT contains these protein-coding regions:
- a CDS encoding helix-turn-helix transcriptional regulator; protein product: MSEAPQGELATGERSTRNRVARSILDHGPSTVADLAQRLGLTQAAVRRHLDTLVADDVVAPREQRVYGARTRGRPAKVFALTDCGRDAFDQSYDTLAADALRWIAQSVGGGDKGEAAVAAFARARMETQARSYREAVEAAAPGARTEALAKALTADGYAATAKSAPGPHSGEQLCQHHCPVAHVAEQFPQLCEAETEVFSRLLGTHVQRLATIAHGDGVCTTFIPRSATQTDTSASASTAGRNPA
- the sufU gene encoding Fe-S cluster assembly sulfur transfer protein SufU, coding for MKLDSMYQELILDHYKHPHGRGLRDGDAEVHHVNPTCGDEITLRVKYDGQTLTDVSYEGQGCSISQASASVLNELLVGKELAEAQKIQGVFLELMQSKGKLEPDEEMEEVLEDAVAFVGVSKYPARVKCALLSWMAWKDATAQVLGDAERKTA
- the sufC gene encoding Fe-S cluster assembly ATPase SufC gives rise to the protein MATLEIHDLHVSVEAENGAREILKGVDLTVKQGETHAIMGPNGSGKSTLAYSLAGHPKYTITGGTVTLDGEDVLEMSVDERARAGVFLAMQYPVEVPGVSVSNFLRTSATAIRGEAPKLRTWVKEVKSAMEQLQMDPAFAERNVNEGFSGGEKKRHEILQLELLKPKIAILDETDSGLDVDALRIVSEGVNRVREGGEVGTLLITHYTRILRYIKPDFVHVFANGRIAESGGAELADQLENEGYDKYVKGGATA
- a CDS encoding metal-sulfur cluster assembly factor; protein product: MTENATPEASIKPATEEEVREALYDVVDPELGIDVVNLGLIYGIHIDDANIATLDMTLTSAACPLTDVIEDQAKSATEGIVNELRINWVWMPPWGPDKITDDGREQLRALGFNV
- a CDS encoding DMT family transporter — its product is MPYVLLAMAIAAEVAGTTAMKYSDGFTRLWPSLGTLVGYVIAFTLLAQTLKSMSVGTAYAIWAGVGTAAIAAIGMVFLGETATAAKIAGIALVIGGVVLLNLGGAAH
- the sufB gene encoding Fe-S cluster assembly protein SufB; this translates as MTTETAHPELEGLGNYEYGWADSDAAGAAAKRGLSEDVVRDISAKKSEPEWMLNLRLKGLKLFGKKPMPMWGSDLSGIDFDNIKYFVRSTEKQAASWEDLPEDIKNTYDKLGIPEAEKQRLVAGVAAQYESEVVYHQIREDLEEQGVIFLDTDTALKEHPELFQEYFGTVIPVGDNKFASLNTAVWSGGSFIYVPKGVHVDIPLQAYFRINTENMGQFERTLIIVDEDAYVHYVEGCTAPVYSSDSLHSAVVEIIVKKGGRCRYTTIQNWSNNVYNLVTKRAVAYEGATMEWIDGNIGSKVTMKYPAVYLMGEHAKGETLSIAFAGEGQHQDAGSKMVHMAPNTSSNIVSKSVARGGGRTSYRGLVEIGEGAAGSKSNVLCDALLVDTISRSDTYPYVDVREDDVTMGHEATVSKVSDDQLFYLMQRGLTEFEAMAMIVRGFVEPIAKELPMEYALELNRLIELQMEGSVG
- a CDS encoding bifunctional 3-phenylpropionate/cinnamic acid dioxygenase ferredoxin subunit, whose product is MTYVKACALSELEENTPKRVELDGTPVSIVSTEGEVFAINDICSHANVSLSEGEVEDCMIECWLHGSAFDLRTGKPSGLPATRPVPVYPVKIEGDDVLVSLTQES
- a CDS encoding TetR family transcriptional regulator, whose product is MAAGARRYDPDRRQRIIDAAIRVVGAKGIAGLSHRSAAAEADVPLGSTTYHFKTLDDLLVAALRQASEAYAPALVLREGEDLAGALARLLGEALEADRGRVELEYELYLAALRRPALRPVAARWCESVADALAEHTDPLTARALVAVMDGISLQVLLTGTPYEEGPAREILTRVLHPA
- the sufD gene encoding Fe-S cluster assembly protein SufD; translation: MAEAQNIPAGSTTAGAIAVAAESTVATRMSAPPSFDVADFPVPNGREEEWRFTPLARLKGLHDGTAVANGTMKAQIDAPEGVTVESVERDDERIGKAGTPVDRVAAQAFSSFAKATVVTVPKETVLAEPIRVALHGEGGTTFGHTVFDIKPFAEAIIVIDHTGDGVRAANVDILVGDGAKVTFVSVQDWDDTAVHTSQHNALVGRDAVFKSVVVTFGGDLVRLHPRVSYAGPGGEAEMLGVYFTDAGQHQEHRLLVTHDAPHCKSNVVYKGALQGQDAHAVWIGDVLIEKTAEGTDTYEMNRNLVLTDGARVDSVPNLEIETGEIVGAGHASATGRFDDEQLFYLQARGIPAHEARRLVVRGFFAELVQQIGVADIEERLITKIEAELAAAV
- a CDS encoding winged helix-turn-helix transcriptional regulator encodes the protein MAQRTHLGDADCSIAQALDVVGDWWTLLIVRDTARGLYRFEELQRELGVSRKVLAERLKLLVEAGVLTREPYQERPVRHEYRLTPRGRGLLPVLVALQDWGDTWVLGEGEMTATTEESSKEAVRVHALRGTRLPELLLPDRFGELRDPVADTPFTVLYCFPGGYARAESYPPGWAGIPGAKGCTLESCTFRDQLAEFTAAGATVHGVSTQRPDEQREFAEQERLRFPLLSDAGLDLVTALRLPTFRAAGVSRIKRLTLVVDRERVVREVFYPVTDIEAGVAAALAAVRSAG
- a CDS encoding cysteine desulfurase — encoded protein: MTQLPGLLDIEAIRKDFPLLDRVVHDGKKIVYLDNAATSQKPRQVLDALNAYYERHNANVHRGVHVLAEEATALYEGARDKVAAFINAPSRDEVIFTKNASESLNLVANMLGWADEPYRVDRDTEIAITEMEHHSNIVPWQLLSQRTGAKLKWFGLTDDGRLDLSTIEEVITEKTKIVSFTLVSNILGTVNPVEAIVRRAQEVGALVLIDASQAAPHMPLDVQALGADFVAFTGHKMCGPTGIGVLWGRQELLEDLPPFLGGGEMIETVSMHSSTYAPAPHKFEAGTPPIAQAVGLGAAVDYLTSIGMENIAAHEHAITEYAVKRLLEVPDLRIIGPTTAEDRGAAISFTLGDIHPHDVGQVLDEQGIAVRVGHHCARPVCLRYGIPATTRASFYLYSSPAEVDALIDGLEHVRNFFG